The following proteins are encoded in a genomic region of Anaerolineae bacterium:
- the lspA gene encoding signal peptidase II yields the protein MSKIQQADDLKAGRRSAFPTILGLAAVVFALDQATKFLVLQNLAEGESWSFFPAMAKLFQFTHITNTGAAFGSFAELGNIFKFVAILVIIAIIAFYHHLPTEYIGVRLSLGLILGGAMGNLLDRFVRVEETGSSLMHRLLFADGTVIDFIDIGFWPIFNVADMSIVMGVCVLAYYLWHEEQYQAERLNPEGGQA from the coding sequence TTGAGTAAAATTCAACAGGCGGACGACTTAAAAGCCGGGAGACGCTCGGCGTTTCCCACCATTTTGGGCCTGGCCGCGGTAGTGTTTGCGCTGGATCAGGCCACCAAGTTTCTGGTTTTGCAAAATCTGGCCGAGGGAGAGTCGTGGAGTTTTTTCCCGGCTATGGCCAAATTGTTTCAATTCACCCACATCACCAATACCGGGGCGGCCTTTGGCTCTTTTGCCGAGTTGGGCAATATTTTTAAATTTGTGGCTATTTTAGTCATCATTGCCATTATTGCTTTTTACCACCACCTGCCCACTGAATATATTGGCGTGCGCCTTAGCCTGGGTTTGATTTTGGGCGGCGCCATGGGCAATTTGTTGGACCGTTTTGTGCGGGTTGAGGAAACCGGGAGCAGTCTGATGCATCGTCTCCTCTTTGCCGACGGCACGGTGATTGATTTTATTGACATTGGCTTTTGGCCTATTTTTAACGTGGCCGACATGTCAATTGTGATGGGGGTTTGTGTTTTGGCCTATTATCTCTGGCATGAAGAACAGTACCAGGCCGAGAGGTTAAACCCCGAGGGAGGTCAGGCATGA
- a CDS encoding RluA family pseudouridine synthase: protein MPPEQAIQIQVDRPAARLDRFLAEAMPHLSRSQIQKLIRQGQVCLSTSPNRESCQITRPGAGVQPGQVITLHLPPAPEKDLQPELMPLDIVFEDDDLVVLNKPAGLVVHPAHGHAAGTLVNALLARYPDLAGLREADAGVRPGLVHRLDRDTSGLMIVARTPQALQHLRRQFKTRAVEKTYLALVFGRPEAPAGVIDVPLGRDPRHRQKFAPRPGGKPARTHYRLREDFGRYSLLEVGLETGRTHQIRVHLAWLKCPVVGDPVYGRQKNALGLKRQFLHAWRLRFEHPRRGTMLQLEAPLPGDLQAALAGLR from the coding sequence ATGCCCCCGGAGCAAGCTATCCAAATTCAGGTTGACCGCCCGGCCGCCCGGCTTGACCGGTTTTTGGCCGAGGCTATGCCCCATTTATCCCGCTCCCAAATTCAAAAACTTATCCGGCAAGGACAGGTTTGCCTATCCACCTCGCCCAACCGCGAATCCTGCCAGATTACTCGCCCCGGCGCCGGCGTGCAGCCGGGCCAGGTTATTACCCTGCACTTACCCCCGGCGCCAGAAAAGGACCTCCAACCGGAATTAATGCCCCTTGACATTGTATTTGAAGATGACGATTTAGTAGTGCTCAATAAACCGGCCGGACTGGTGGTGCATCCGGCCCACGGCCACGCCGCGGGCACGCTGGTTAACGCCTTGCTGGCCCGTTACCCTGATCTGGCCGGGTTGCGCGAGGCGGATGCCGGGGTCCGGCCCGGCCTGGTACACCGCCTTGACCGGGACACCTCCGGTTTGATGATTGTGGCCCGCACCCCTCAGGCGTTACAACATCTACGCCGGCAATTCAAAACTCGGGCTGTGGAAAAAACCTACCTGGCCCTGGTATTTGGCCGGCCCGAAGCGCCGGCGGGCGTGATTGACGTGCCGCTGGGCCGCGATCCTCGCCACCGGCAAAAGTTCGCTCCCCGGCCCGGCGGCAAACCCGCTCGCACTCACTACCGGCTTAGGGAGGATTTTGGCCGGTACAGCCTGTTGGAAGTGGGTCTGGAAACCGGGCGGACCCACCAGATTCGGGTGCACCTGGCCTGGCTCAAATGCCCCGTGGTGGGCGATCCGGTATACGGCCGCCAGAAGAATGCGCTGGGCCTGAAACGCCAGTTTTTACACGCCTGGCGGCTGCGGTTTGAGCATCCCCGCCGGGGAACGATGTTGCAATTAGAAGCCCCCCTGCCCGGCGATTTG